In one Elusimicrobiota bacterium genomic region, the following are encoded:
- a CDS encoding DUF4404 family protein, giving the protein MLKDTVTKMEDAIRKIDSLKGQDKTELLSLLSALKAEVGRLSETHEEHAHSIASLAEMAAHEATRQDKSPALMKHSVEGLALSSEGFEASHPKLVDIVNEICTMLARIGI; this is encoded by the coding sequence ATGCTGAAAGACACGGTCACGAAGATGGAAGACGCCATCCGCAAGATCGATTCCCTGAAGGGCCAGGACAAGACCGAGCTCCTGTCCTTGCTTTCCGCCCTGAAAGCCGAAGTCGGGCGCCTGTCCGAGACCCATGAGGAGCACGCCCACAGCATCGCCAGCTTGGCCGAAATGGCGGCCCACGAGGCCACGCGCCAGGACAAATCCCCGGCCTTGATGAAGCACTCGGTCGAAGGCCTGGCCTTGTCCTCCGAGGGCTTCGAGGCCTCGCATCCCAAGCTGGTCGACATCGTCAACGAGATCTGCACCATGCTGGCCCGCATCGGTATCTGA
- a CDS encoding GAF domain-containing protein, which translates to MGRRQELEKRQTLLSRFGRLIATESRLDSLLTIIAEEVRNILDADRCSVFLVDAYKGELWTKIALGMEEKILRMPLGQGIAGFVARTGSAVNIRDAYRDTRFTQDLDRITGYQTRTVLAVPLKGRDGQVLGVFEVLNKSKGAFTEEDEGLLRILATMAASFLENASLYDDLRRSHLETIYRMALVAEFRDQKDTGKHLRRMSRFSGILASAMGMSYQESEDIRYASPLHDIGKVAIPDIILRKPDKLSAVEYEEMKRHTIYGSQMLINAESRLLRLAALIAIAHHESYDGTGYPYGLKGEAIPIEARIVSVADVFDALISKRVYKGAWTVDDALAHIKALSGKQFDGAVVERLERCFDDVVAAMEEEDRRSAAEEAVLPSQPTGQAVDRPAQA; encoded by the coding sequence ATGGGACGCAGGCAGGAGCTTGAGAAGCGGCAGACCCTGCTCTCCCGTTTCGGCCGCCTCATCGCCACCGAGAGCCGGCTCGACTCGCTGCTGACCATCATCGCGGAGGAGGTCCGCAACATCCTCGACGCGGACCGCTGCTCGGTCTTCCTGGTGGACGCCTACAAGGGCGAGCTGTGGACCAAGATCGCGCTGGGCATGGAGGAGAAGATCCTGCGCATGCCCCTGGGCCAGGGCATCGCGGGCTTCGTGGCCAGGACCGGCAGCGCCGTCAACATCCGCGACGCCTACCGCGACACGCGCTTTACGCAGGACCTCGACCGCATCACCGGCTACCAGACCCGCACGGTGCTGGCCGTGCCGCTCAAGGGCCGCGACGGGCAGGTCCTGGGCGTCTTCGAGGTCCTCAACAAGAGCAAGGGCGCCTTCACGGAAGAAGACGAGGGACTGCTGCGCATATTGGCCACCATGGCCGCCTCGTTCCTCGAGAACGCCAGCCTCTACGACGACCTGCGCCGCTCTCACCTGGAGACCATCTACCGCATGGCCTTGGTCGCCGAGTTCCGCGACCAGAAGGACACCGGCAAGCATCTGCGCCGCATGAGCCGCTTCTCCGGGATCCTGGCCTCCGCCATGGGCATGAGCTACCAGGAATCCGAGGACATCCGCTATGCCAGCCCCCTGCACGACATCGGCAAGGTGGCCATCCCGGACATCATCCTGCGCAAGCCGGACAAGCTCAGCGCCGTGGAATACGAGGAGATGAAGCGGCACACCATCTACGGCAGCCAGATGCTCATCAACGCGGAGAGCCGCCTCCTGCGCCTGGCCGCGCTCATCGCCATCGCCCATCACGAGAGCTACGACGGCACGGGCTATCCCTACGGGCTCAAGGGCGAGGCCATCCCCATCGAGGCGCGCATCGTCTCGGTGGCCGACGTCTTCGACGCCCTGATCTCCAAGCGGGTCTACAAGGGGGCCTGGACCGTCGACGACGCCCTGGCCCACATCAAGGCCTTGAGCGGCAAGCAGTTCGACGGGGCCGTGGTGGAGCGGCTGGAGCGGTGCTTCGACGACGTGGTCGCGGCCATGGAGGAGGAGGACCGCCGCTCCGCCGCCGAGGAGGCCGTCCTGCCTTCCCAGCCGACCGGGCAGGCCGTGGACCGGCCCGCGCAGGCCTGA
- a CDS encoding (Fe-S)-binding protein: protein MSSQLARLLTDLGERSSYDAASQCCRCGYCEQACPTYVVTGDETRSARGRNQLVRLLIEKKLSDPASAQDGLDTCLLCGACTAACYARVATADIVLEGRRMLSAKPHWLTRLLSRLMAEHRGLLALMLKAANLAKRLGLTALGRPLLRLVGLPGLALAEEHVQEAPLTFLYEILRQRPAAIDPQWLYFAPCGPNYLYPRVGLATVAVLESLHGEGNFIDNDCCGLLAYNYGDVDDARALARRNIARFEAAGGKGPVVGDCSSCVAFLKSYPQLFLSDPDWKERAERFAAAVRDMPEVLADAALPEARLPAVTYHDSCRACHGQGLKDGAHAAIRRLAGASYRELPESDMCCGGAGAYAFRNPGLSDDLIRRKVGRIAATGARLVATSGTSCLIQLAQGLKKYYPECEVLHLSELAARAVAQGATDGTQAGA from the coding sequence ATGAGTTCGCAACTGGCACGGTTGCTCACCGACCTGGGCGAGAGGTCGAGCTATGACGCGGCCAGCCAGTGCTGCCGCTGCGGCTATTGCGAGCAGGCCTGCCCCACCTACGTGGTGACGGGCGACGAGACCCGCTCCGCGCGCGGCCGCAACCAACTGGTGCGGCTGCTCATAGAAAAGAAGCTTTCGGACCCGGCCAGCGCGCAGGACGGCCTCGACACCTGCCTGCTCTGCGGGGCCTGCACCGCGGCCTGCTACGCGCGGGTGGCCACCGCCGACATCGTCTTGGAGGGGCGGCGGATGCTCAGCGCCAAGCCTCACTGGCTGACCCGGCTTCTAAGCCGGCTCATGGCCGAGCATCGCGGCCTCCTCGCTCTCATGCTCAAGGCCGCGAACCTGGCCAAGCGCCTGGGCCTTACCGCTTTGGGCCGGCCTCTGCTGCGTCTTGTCGGGCTGCCGGGCTTGGCCTTGGCCGAGGAGCACGTGCAAGAGGCTCCCTTGACCTTCCTTTACGAGATCCTGCGCCAGCGGCCCGCGGCCATCGACCCGCAGTGGCTCTACTTCGCTCCCTGCGGCCCGAATTACCTGTATCCGCGCGTGGGCTTGGCCACGGTGGCCGTGCTCGAGTCTCTCCACGGCGAAGGGAACTTCATCGACAACGACTGCTGCGGCCTGCTGGCCTACAACTACGGCGACGTGGATGATGCGCGGGCCTTGGCGCGGCGCAACATCGCGCGTTTCGAGGCCGCGGGGGGGAAGGGCCCGGTGGTGGGGGACTGCTCCTCCTGCGTGGCCTTCCTCAAGTCCTACCCCCAGCTCTTCCTCTCCGATCCGGACTGGAAGGAGCGCGCGGAGCGCTTCGCCGCGGCGGTGCGGGACATGCCCGAGGTCCTGGCCGACGCGGCCTTGCCGGAGGCTCGCCTGCCGGCCGTCACCTATCACGACTCCTGCCGGGCCTGCCACGGCCAGGGCCTCAAGGACGGCGCCCACGCGGCCATCAGGCGCCTGGCCGGCGCCTCCTACCGGGAATTGCCCGAGTCGGACATGTGCTGCGGCGGGGCCGGGGCCTACGCCTTCCGCAATCCGGGGCTCTCGGACGACCTCATCAGGCGCAAGGTCGGGCGCATCGCCGCCACCGGGGCCCGGCTGGTGGCGACCAGCGGGACCTCGTGCCTCATCCAGCTTGCCCAGGGCCTGAAGAAATACTATCCTGAATGCGAAGTCCTTCACCTCTCCGAATTAGCCGCCCGGGCCGTCGCACAAGGAGCCACTGATGGGACGCAGGCAGGAGCTTGA
- a CDS encoding cysteine rich repeat-containing protein: MKNGKRILFGLAALAAAWLFVSPASAQPGPKAPTAPAGQKMKQRAHKMLNRAKEACQSDIDKYCKDVKEGEGRIAACLKGRVDDLAPRCKIAYDRIDIQVQKRKIMKDMIEACKDDSEKLCKDVEAGKGGKIKCLKEHKAELSEACKAALPQRAKGASKPGKAEPKAETGGQEL; the protein is encoded by the coding sequence ATGAAGAATGGCAAACGCATCCTCTTCGGGCTCGCGGCCTTGGCCGCCGCCTGGCTGTTCGTCTCGCCCGCCTCGGCGCAGCCGGGGCCCAAGGCCCCAACGGCGCCCGCCGGGCAAAAGATGAAGCAACGTGCGCACAAGATGCTCAACAGAGCCAAGGAAGCCTGCCAGAGCGACATCGACAAGTACTGCAAGGACGTCAAGGAAGGCGAGGGACGCATCGCCGCCTGCCTTAAAGGCCGCGTGGACGATCTGGCTCCTCGCTGCAAGATCGCCTACGACCGGATCGACATCCAGGTCCAAAAGCGCAAGATCATGAAGGACATGATCGAGGCCTGCAAGGACGACTCCGAGAAGCTCTGCAAGGACGTGGAGGCCGGCAAGGGCGGCAAGATCAAGTGCCTCAAGGAGCACAAAGCCGAGCTGTCCGAGGCCTGCAAGGCCGCCTTGCCCCAGAGGGCCAAGGGAGCGAGCAAGCCCGGGAAGGCGGAGCCCAAAGCAGAGACGGGCGGACAAGAGCTATAG
- a CDS encoding protein kinase: MSGRRRLPAALLLAGFLLAQGSASWAQKVTLAQLRQRADQNDSEAQYWLCYRYWKGGDGAEPDYKAALGYCQKSSQAGHPKATTVLGCMYRRGQGVAKDYRQALRLLSSGANAGMARADYELGLMYKKGEAVLPDAAQADMHFCHAVRLGECLARQECSETRSKMGGFQMGGFTQGLSSSGGFAGLKNRNMQGGDSCAEDMLRPELGGVVMPPGGIGADQAPPGLPPINQDQVRQTVQNFVLQMTPVPGDPKAAAARPPPAANEPDVSLNKAVSLQGNPPPQSPGPAAKAPEPSAVPIPVAAPAAPNAEPRPPQKPSQLPVIVLIAAGLVFSLVGIIAYFAYKASLLSSRQRAPVRIRELLGAEAPPQQEIADLYHTYCKQGGQAEAFTSGELQAIVACLDSVGRDFPTPGLSCAKALELAGKLAAAGKTARMQDVLSEPMLVQAATAGRADEVLVLLAKSKSVDDFANHFSAPGRPSDFYGAYASGLARLGRTEQALKMLTVKPMERFSPEDQTLLLELHVKLGHFDQAGLLLDQVTQHKPPAEAKDYYEELAKQATMHGGERLADDLRTIAAGKPLQGAPARPPATAGKVLAGKYELRSLISSGGMGEVYDGYDRSLDRHVAIKRLLPGLLVDPLMREQFLREAKTAAHLTHPYIVPIYESLVSGDDLYLVFEFVKGETLHSVLSRRSRLSLKECQGLFHYVCHALDYAHRKHVLHRDLKPANIMLDENGIARVMDFGIAVEATGTLSATFVDKGGVTGTLRYMPPEQHYGKATRASDIYALGICLYEMATGYLPFNAPSVQELVEQKHKGEFHPPSFHVHELPKEFDALIRQALAPDPKSRMQNVLELYEQLAKIPT, encoded by the coding sequence ATGTCCGGGCGCAGACGACTGCCGGCGGCGCTGCTCCTCGCGGGGTTCCTGCTCGCGCAGGGCAGCGCGTCTTGGGCGCAGAAGGTCACGCTCGCGCAATTGCGCCAACGGGCCGACCAGAACGACAGCGAGGCCCAATACTGGCTCTGCTATCGCTACTGGAAGGGGGGCGACGGCGCGGAGCCAGACTACAAGGCCGCGCTCGGCTACTGCCAGAAGTCCAGCCAAGCCGGCCATCCCAAGGCCACGACGGTCCTCGGCTGCATGTACCGCCGCGGCCAGGGCGTCGCCAAGGACTACCGGCAGGCCCTGCGGCTGCTGAGCTCGGGGGCCAACGCCGGCATGGCCCGGGCCGACTACGAGTTGGGCCTGATGTACAAGAAGGGCGAGGCGGTGCTGCCCGACGCCGCGCAGGCCGACATGCACTTCTGCCACGCCGTCAGGCTCGGCGAGTGCCTGGCGCGGCAGGAATGCTCCGAGACCCGGTCCAAGATGGGCGGGTTCCAGATGGGCGGGTTCACTCAAGGGCTCTCCTCCTCGGGAGGCTTCGCCGGGCTCAAGAACCGCAACATGCAGGGCGGCGACTCCTGCGCGGAAGACATGCTCAGGCCGGAGCTGGGCGGGGTGGTCATGCCGCCCGGCGGGATCGGCGCGGACCAGGCACCCCCCGGGCTGCCGCCCATAAACCAGGACCAGGTGCGCCAGACCGTCCAGAACTTCGTCCTGCAGATGACCCCCGTGCCGGGGGATCCCAAGGCCGCAGCGGCCCGTCCCCCGCCGGCCGCCAACGAGCCGGATGTCAGCCTCAACAAGGCCGTCAGCCTGCAGGGCAATCCGCCGCCGCAGAGCCCCGGCCCCGCCGCGAAGGCGCCGGAGCCTTCGGCCGTGCCGATCCCCGTCGCCGCGCCCGCCGCGCCGAACGCCGAGCCGCGGCCGCCGCAGAAGCCGTCGCAGCTGCCGGTCATCGTCCTCATCGCCGCCGGCTTGGTCTTCTCCCTGGTGGGGATCATCGCCTACTTCGCCTACAAGGCCTCTCTTTTGTCCTCGCGCCAGCGCGCCCCGGTGCGGATCCGCGAGCTGCTGGGCGCCGAGGCGCCGCCGCAGCAGGAGATCGCGGACCTCTACCATACCTACTGCAAGCAGGGCGGCCAAGCGGAGGCCTTCACCAGCGGCGAGCTGCAGGCCATCGTGGCCTGCCTCGACTCGGTGGGGCGGGATTTCCCGACGCCGGGCCTCAGCTGCGCCAAGGCCCTGGAGTTGGCGGGCAAGCTCGCCGCCGCGGGCAAGACGGCCCGGATGCAGGACGTCCTCTCCGAGCCGATGCTCGTGCAGGCGGCGACCGCCGGCCGGGCTGACGAGGTCCTGGTCCTGCTGGCCAAGTCCAAGAGCGTCGACGACTTCGCCAACCACTTCAGCGCGCCCGGCCGGCCCTCCGATTTCTACGGCGCCTATGCCTCAGGCCTGGCGCGCCTGGGCCGCACCGAGCAGGCCCTCAAGATGCTCACGGTCAAGCCCATGGAGCGGTTCAGCCCGGAGGACCAGACGCTCCTGCTGGAGCTGCACGTCAAGCTTGGCCACTTCGACCAGGCCGGGCTCCTGCTCGACCAGGTCACCCAGCACAAGCCTCCGGCGGAGGCCAAGGACTACTACGAGGAGCTGGCCAAGCAGGCCACCATGCACGGCGGAGAACGGCTGGCCGACGACTTGCGCACCATCGCCGCCGGCAAGCCCCTCCAGGGCGCTCCGGCCCGGCCGCCGGCCACGGCGGGGAAGGTCCTGGCCGGCAAATACGAGCTGCGCTCGCTCATCAGCTCCGGCGGCATGGGCGAGGTCTATGACGGCTACGACCGCAGCCTGGACCGGCACGTCGCGATCAAGCGGCTCCTGCCCGGGCTCTTGGTGGACCCTTTGATGCGGGAGCAGTTCCTGAGGGAGGCCAAGACCGCGGCGCACTTGACCCATCCCTACATCGTGCCCATCTACGAGAGCTTGGTCAGCGGCGACGACCTCTATCTGGTCTTCGAGTTCGTAAAGGGCGAGACCCTGCACAGCGTCTTGTCCCGCCGCTCGCGCCTGTCCCTCAAGGAGTGCCAAGGCCTCTTCCATTACGTCTGCCACGCCCTGGACTACGCGCACCGCAAGCATGTCCTGCACCGGGACCTCAAGCCGGCCAACATCATGCTCGATGAGAACGGCATCGCCCGGGTCATGGACTTCGGAATCGCCGTGGAGGCGACCGGGACCTTGTCGGCCACTTTCGTCGACAAAGGGGGCGTGACCGGGACCCTGCGCTACATGCCGCCGGAGCAGCATTACGGCAAGGCCACGCGGGCGTCGGACATCTACGCCCTGGGAATCTGCCTTTACGAGATGGCCACCGGCTACCTGCCTTTCAACGCTCCCAGCGTGCAGGAGTTGGTGGAGCAGAAGCACAAGGGCGAGTTCCACCCGCCGAGCTTCCACGTCCACGAACTGCCCAAGGAATTCGACGCCCTCATCCGCCAGGCCCTGGCTCCGGACCCCAAGTCCCGGATGCAGAACGTCCTCGAGCTCTACGAACAGCTGGCCAAGATTCCGACCTGA
- a CDS encoding dienelactone hydrolase family protein — MRALLPSLLVILGLAPAQAALKTETVEYQQGETTLEGYRAWDDSFKGPRPGVLVVHEWTGVGDYVKRRTEQLAGLGYVALAADIYGKGVRPRSVAEASAEAGKYRADRKLMRARARAGLDELKRSPGVDPAKTAAIGYCFGGGAVLELARSGAGLKGVVSFHGNLDTPDAKDAANIKGRVLVLHGGADPFVPFAQVEAFKAEMEAAQADYQVVVYGGARHSFTNPASDGKVAGALYDAKADARSWDEMRSFLAGLFKD; from the coding sequence ATGAGGGCTCTGCTCCCTTCGCTGCTCGTCATCCTGGGACTGGCCCCGGCCCAAGCCGCTTTGAAGACCGAGACCGTGGAGTACCAGCAGGGCGAGACGACGCTCGAGGGCTACCGGGCCTGGGACGATTCCTTCAAAGGCCCGCGCCCCGGCGTGCTCGTGGTCCATGAGTGGACGGGCGTGGGAGACTACGTCAAGCGCCGGACCGAGCAGCTGGCCGGGCTCGGCTACGTGGCCTTGGCCGCGGACATCTACGGCAAGGGGGTGCGGCCCCGGTCGGTCGCCGAGGCCTCGGCCGAAGCGGGCAAGTACCGGGCCGACCGCAAGCTCATGCGGGCCCGGGCCCGGGCCGGCCTCGATGAGCTCAAGCGGTCTCCGGGGGTGGACCCGGCCAAGACCGCGGCCATCGGCTACTGCTTCGGCGGCGGCGCGGTCCTGGAACTGGCCCGCAGCGGAGCGGGCCTCAAGGGCGTGGTGAGCTTCCACGGCAACCTGGACACCCCGGACGCGAAGGACGCGGCCAACATCAAGGGCCGGGTCCTGGTCCTGCACGGCGGGGCGGACCCGTTCGTGCCCTTCGCCCAGGTGGAAGCTTTCAAAGCCGAGATGGAGGCCGCCCAGGCGGACTACCAGGTCGTGGTCTACGGCGGCGCCCGGCACAGCTTCACCAATCCCGCCTCCGACGGGAAGGTCGCCGGGGCCCTTTACGACGCCAAGGCCGACGCCCGATCCTGGGACGAGATGCGGTCCTTCCTCGCAGGCCTATTCAAAGATTGA
- a CDS encoding type II toxin-antitoxin system RelE/ParE family toxin → MSYQIEFETRARKELLDLPKDVARRFIPVFDDLARQPRPPGAKKLFGVNGYRVRKGDYRILYTVDDHKRVVRVYRIGHRRDVYRR, encoded by the coding sequence GTGTCCTATCAGATCGAATTCGAGACCAGGGCGCGCAAGGAACTGCTGGACCTTCCGAAGGATGTCGCCCGCCGGTTCATCCCGGTTTTCGACGATCTGGCGCGCCAGCCTCGGCCTCCCGGCGCGAAGAAGCTCTTCGGCGTGAACGGCTACCGCGTCCGCAAGGGTGACTACCGGATCCTTTACACGGTGGACGACCATAAGCGCGTGGTCCGCGTCTACCGGATCGGCCATAGGCGAGATGTGTATCGGCGATGA
- a CDS encoding transposase, with the protein MARPLRLQLSGAYYHVLARGNARQDIFLDDQDRRRFFAILGESAQRHGLLIHAYCLMPNHYHVLVETLRPELSAGIRRLNGLYSQGFNRRHDRVGHLFQGRFKSLLIDHDSYFLAVHRYIHQNPVRSGLSQEASDYEWSSCRDFLGLREPPSWLETQRTLELFPGDCAERQAAYAAFLENKREDDLFANAYGQAFLGSPEFIETMRARAKPLVLATPEHPARKDFMDRADPRLIRTAIERHLSGPNGRISGLRSPTKTLALYLLRERALLSLNDLAAQFELSLSGVNKQVARFKSRMLRDQRLALLIAAIESDLGVVVENVQCQDLTPAVRSESWPAVRRARGRSASGTWGPEPGPGG; encoded by the coding sequence GTGGCCCGCCCCCTCCGCCTTCAATTGTCCGGCGCGTACTACCATGTCCTGGCAAGAGGCAACGCCCGCCAGGACATCTTCCTAGACGATCAAGACCGGCGACGATTCTTCGCCATCCTCGGCGAAAGTGCTCAACGCCATGGATTGCTCATCCACGCCTATTGTCTCATGCCGAACCACTACCATGTGTTGGTCGAAACGCTCAGGCCAGAGCTATCCGCTGGGATTCGGCGGCTCAACGGACTCTATAGTCAGGGATTCAATCGACGCCATGACCGCGTAGGGCATCTGTTTCAAGGACGGTTCAAATCCCTCCTGATTGACCATGACAGCTACTTCTTGGCTGTCCATCGCTACATCCACCAGAATCCTGTCCGCTCGGGCCTGTCGCAGGAGGCCTCCGATTACGAATGGAGCAGCTGCCGCGACTTCCTCGGATTGAGAGAACCTCCCTCATGGCTTGAGACTCAAAGGACCCTGGAGCTCTTTCCTGGAGACTGCGCTGAAAGACAGGCAGCATACGCCGCGTTCCTCGAAAACAAGAGGGAGGATGATCTCTTTGCCAATGCCTACGGGCAGGCGTTCTTGGGCAGTCCCGAATTCATCGAGACGATGCGCGCACGCGCCAAACCCCTCGTCCTCGCGACCCCTGAACACCCCGCGCGCAAGGACTTCATGGATAGAGCGGACCCGCGACTCATACGCACCGCGATCGAACGACATTTGAGTGGACCGAACGGACGGATCAGCGGCCTGCGGTCCCCGACCAAGACCTTAGCGCTCTATCTGCTTCGGGAACGAGCGCTCCTCTCACTCAACGACCTGGCGGCGCAGTTCGAACTGAGCTTGTCCGGTGTCAACAAGCAGGTCGCCAGGTTCAAGTCCCGGATGCTCCGGGATCAGCGCCTTGCACTCCTGATTGCCGCCATAGAAAGCGACCTAGGCGTCGTCGTGGAGAATGTCCAATGTCAAGACCTGACCCCCGCCGTCAGGTCGGAATCTTGGCCAGCTGTTCGTAGAGCTCGAGGACGTTCTGCATCCGGGACTTGGGGTCCGGAGCCAGGGCCTGGCGGATGA
- a CDS encoding SRPBCC family protein has translation MGSIPIARSTFPDMLHISKRILISAPRELVRRYLQDLENIPRYESKARLLTVTETDQAGARLAASGRFLGLPWRGEFQVEFTPDGGYRASMTVGPLKSMTSSFNLRAVSGGTVLTHEEHYGFRLPLRPLMRLFRPTLGHVMDRELRVIKEGAELVHRRCQLDAVRSL, from the coding sequence GTGGGTTCGATTCCCATCGCCCGCTCCACTTTCCCCGACATGCTGCATATCTCCAAACGCATCCTGATCAGCGCGCCCAGAGAATTGGTGCGCCGCTACCTGCAGGACCTGGAGAATATCCCGCGCTACGAGAGCAAGGCGCGGCTCCTCACCGTCACGGAGACCGATCAGGCCGGCGCCCGCCTGGCGGCCTCGGGCCGGTTCCTGGGCCTGCCCTGGCGCGGGGAGTTCCAAGTGGAGTTCACGCCGGACGGGGGCTACCGGGCGAGCATGACCGTCGGGCCGCTCAAGTCCATGACCTCGTCGTTCAACCTGCGGGCGGTGTCCGGCGGGACCGTGCTGACCCACGAGGAGCACTACGGCTTCCGGCTTCCGCTGCGGCCGCTGATGCGGCTGTTCCGGCCCACCTTGGGCCACGTCATGGACCGGGAGCTCCGCGTCATCAAGGAAGGGGCGGAGCTGGTCCACCGGCGCTGCCAGCTCGACGCGGTCCGCTCCCTCTAG
- a CDS encoding SEC-C metal-binding domain-containing protein translates to MAWWNPFKKTEHLPQPEAPDHKSAGATKTIAAPAPPQKEEQPAEPALPKEIADSPLAKGMMGKFYRMWKNPAFLKQLRTLSAYMAKEGVDIKDASAVKAWLEKNKDGIEAGKFNELPQDGPKPQTFVKTGPDVGRNDPCPCGSGKKYKKCCAAKA, encoded by the coding sequence ATGGCCTGGTGGAACCCGTTCAAGAAGACAGAGCACCTGCCTCAGCCCGAAGCCCCCGACCACAAGTCGGCCGGGGCGACGAAGACCATCGCTGCGCCTGCGCCGCCCCAGAAGGAGGAGCAGCCCGCCGAGCCCGCTCTGCCCAAGGAGATCGCCGACTCGCCTTTGGCCAAGGGGATGATGGGGAAGTTCTACCGCATGTGGAAGAACCCCGCCTTCCTCAAGCAGTTGCGCACCTTGAGCGCCTATATGGCCAAGGAGGGCGTGGACATCAAGGACGCGTCGGCGGTCAAGGCCTGGCTGGAGAAGAACAAGGACGGCATCGAGGCCGGCAAGTTCAACGAGCTTCCCCAGGACGGCCCCAAGCCTCAGACCTTCGTGAAGACCGGCCCCGACGTCGGCCGCAACGACCCCTGCCCCTGCGGCTCGGGGAAGAAGTACAAGAAGTGCTGCGCGGCTAAGGCGTAG
- a CDS encoding ion transporter, whose protein sequence is MEHGESPSLFQLLVLVLSVFILGAMAAETFLTLRPEVTELLLKLDTGICLVFLVDVLYRFRKAGDKTRFLLPWGLIDLVSSIPALPALRWGRVLRIYRLLRVLRAFRSVKLLLVHLYRSRGRAVCATAACASVLVALFSSLAVMTFENRADANIQTAGDGLWWSLYTLANIDYQGHYPVSFEGKLIRFLLVVSGMVLFAVFTGYAASLFIEPEEKEETEEIHGLRQEVERLSQRLGQEKPPL, encoded by the coding sequence ATGGAACACGGCGAAAGCCCCTCTCTTTTTCAGTTGCTGGTCCTGGTCTTGTCCGTCTTCATCCTCGGCGCGATGGCGGCGGAGACGTTCCTCACGCTGCGGCCCGAGGTGACGGAGCTCCTGCTCAAGCTCGACACGGGGATCTGCCTGGTCTTCCTCGTCGATGTCCTGTACCGCTTCCGCAAGGCCGGCGACAAGACGCGATTCTTGCTGCCCTGGGGGCTCATCGACCTGGTCTCCAGCATACCGGCCCTGCCGGCTCTGCGCTGGGGCCGCGTCCTGCGGATCTACCGCCTGCTGAGGGTGCTGCGGGCTTTCCGGTCGGTCAAGCTCCTGCTGGTGCACCTCTACCGCAGCCGGGGCCGGGCGGTTTGCGCCACGGCGGCCTGCGCCTCGGTCCTGGTCGCGCTGTTCTCCTCGCTGGCCGTCATGACCTTCGAGAACCGGGCGGACGCGAACATCCAGACCGCCGGCGACGGGTTGTGGTGGTCCCTCTACACCTTGGCCAACATCGACTACCAGGGGCATTACCCGGTGAGCTTCGAGGGCAAGCTCATCCGGTTTTTGCTCGTGGTCTCGGGCATGGTGCTCTTCGCGGTCTTCACGGGCTATGCCGCCAGCCTCTTCATCGAGCCGGAAGAAAAGGAGGAGACCGAGGAGATCCACGGCCTGCGCCAGGAAGTCGAACGGCTGAGCCAGCGGCTCGGCCAGGAGAAGCCTCCGCTGTGA